Proteins co-encoded in one Arthrobacter globiformis genomic window:
- a CDS encoding DUF805 domain-containing protein, with translation MAGIVSFILNIVANAGAAMRSSGLSSSPQLGPGAAFGLILVVIWALATIVPSLTLTVRRLHDSNKSGWMILLGLIPCAGPIFLLVFTLGSAPAGQRFDQPAGY, from the coding sequence GTGGCCGGCATCGTCAGCTTCATCCTGAACATTGTCGCCAATGCCGGCGCGGCAATGAGGTCATCGGGCCTCAGCAGCAGCCCGCAGCTGGGCCCAGGGGCCGCCTTCGGGCTGATTCTTGTTGTTATCTGGGCCTTGGCCACCATTGTCCCGTCGTTGACGCTGACGGTGCGCCGTCTCCACGACAGCAACAAGAGCGGATGGATGATCCTGCTCGGCCTGATCCCGTGCGCAGGCCCGATCTTCCTGCTGGTGTTTACCCTCGGTTCCGCCCCCGCCGGGCAGCGGTTCGACCAGCCCGCAGGTTACTGA
- a CDS encoding CGNR zinc finger domain-containing protein: MVRWPASLLSGDQASLLASCEADACERFFLRTHARRQWCSTRCGDRVRAARAYSRKGAIHSA; this comes from the coding sequence ATCGTACGGTGGCCTGCCTCCCTGCTTAGCGGCGACCAAGCATCGCTGCTCGCGTCCTGCGAAGCGGACGCGTGCGAACGATTCTTCCTCCGCACCCACGCACGACGGCAATGGTGCTCAACCCGCTGCGGCGACCGAGTCCGCGCCGCACGCGCCTACTCACGCAAAGGAGCGATACACAGCGCATAA
- a CDS encoding TRAP transporter substrate-binding protein produces MKQRFKFIGTVAAGLIGILAASGCSAPTASPPATEQTKTLRIATDDEPGRPAAAQIEEFSRQVKELSGGRVLIEPVWKAVGEDKDDWDQAVARGVIAGDFDMGLIPARAWDTEGVSSFAALHAPFLVTSNALMAKVAEPAIADEMLGGLDKVGVSGLALFPEGTRMLFSFRGPVLKPSDLAGKTVRAPRSDTTYALLKAFGATPDDLVGDAFPEGVAAGEVVAAESSFLGAKSLPQPTTAAANVVLYSKLNSLVANTHSFQALSEAQRQALQDAAAATRTWAADAMTTSADDAANFCKDGGTVVTATENELAAFKSAGAPVYAKLEADPETKTRIAKIRELRAGEPAPAAIKPCSPGD; encoded by the coding sequence ATGAAACAACGGTTCAAATTCATCGGCACGGTGGCCGCGGGTCTAATCGGGATTCTGGCCGCATCAGGGTGCAGTGCGCCCACCGCCAGCCCGCCTGCCACGGAACAAACCAAAACCCTGCGGATTGCCACCGATGACGAACCCGGCCGCCCGGCCGCCGCCCAGATCGAAGAATTCTCCCGCCAGGTCAAGGAACTCTCAGGCGGCAGAGTCCTCATCGAACCTGTCTGGAAGGCCGTAGGCGAGGACAAGGACGACTGGGATCAAGCCGTGGCACGCGGAGTGATTGCCGGCGACTTCGATATGGGTCTCATTCCCGCCCGGGCTTGGGACACCGAAGGTGTGAGTTCGTTCGCCGCCTTGCACGCCCCGTTCCTGGTGACATCAAATGCCCTCATGGCAAAAGTGGCGGAGCCCGCCATTGCGGACGAGATGCTGGGAGGACTGGACAAAGTCGGTGTGTCCGGTCTGGCCCTGTTCCCCGAAGGCACGCGAATGCTCTTCTCCTTCCGCGGACCGGTACTCAAGCCTTCAGATCTTGCCGGGAAGACGGTGCGGGCTCCCCGCTCCGACACCACGTATGCGTTGCTGAAGGCGTTCGGGGCCACCCCCGACGATCTTGTGGGTGATGCGTTCCCAGAGGGCGTTGCCGCCGGAGAAGTTGTCGCGGCGGAGTCGTCGTTCTTGGGGGCCAAGTCCTTGCCTCAGCCCACGACTGCGGCCGCTAACGTGGTGCTTTATTCAAAGTTGAACTCCCTCGTGGCCAACACCCACAGCTTTCAAGCCCTGAGCGAGGCTCAGCGGCAGGCCCTCCAGGACGCTGCGGCAGCTACCCGTACCTGGGCGGCCGACGCCATGACCACGTCCGCGGACGACGCCGCCAACTTCTGTAAGGACGGTGGCACCGTTGTCACGGCGACTGAAAACGAGCTTGCCGCGTTCAAGTCGGCGGGCGCGCCTGTCTACGCGAAGCTCGAAGCGGACCCGGAAACAAAAACACGTATAGCCAAGATCAGGGAGCTGAGAGCCGGCGAACCTGCCCCGGCCGCCATCAAGCCATGCAGCCCCGGCGACTAA
- a CDS encoding DUF7793 family protein, with amino-acid sequence MLRLMQRLGGVNDNSTSHRKPGAAPGAHDPGPDSCGSPDHALAGSPSYRELLRLRRRPPESGSTRIILRPNTRITDDDCIRTGAELLALTGGKPGAVLLQVSGVGSVSRTAISLYCEAAAVTAFAILGDTPVDRVIAHTLLRLAPPKCPTKYFTEEEKAVFWLQTTG; translated from the coding sequence ATGCTGCGGTTGATGCAACGACTTGGGGGAGTCAATGACAATTCAACCTCTCACCGAAAACCGGGAGCCGCTCCCGGAGCCCACGATCCTGGTCCGGACTCCTGCGGAAGCCCTGACCATGCCCTCGCCGGATCTCCTTCTTACCGAGAGCTACTCAGACTTCGCCGTCGACCGCCTGAGTCCGGGAGTACCCGGATCATCCTGCGGCCCAACACCCGCATCACAGACGATGACTGTATCCGGACAGGTGCAGAACTGCTGGCGCTCACCGGAGGAAAGCCCGGAGCCGTGCTGCTACAGGTCAGCGGCGTCGGCTCCGTCAGTCGGACAGCAATCAGCCTTTATTGTGAAGCAGCCGCCGTCACGGCGTTCGCCATCCTGGGCGATACCCCGGTCGACCGCGTCATCGCCCACACCCTTCTGCGGCTGGCGCCGCCCAAGTGCCCAACGAAATACTTCACGGAGGAAGAAAAAGCCGTCTTCTGGCTCCAAACCACCGGGTGA
- a CDS encoding transposase produces MPPDPARRAHFGAKARTAAINQIKSLLVSAPNKLRPKYRALGTSALITALQRTRPTGHIADPEYVMMLTLEAPATRCQSLAAYIAAADAALQEILGAYGPMLCDLPDVGTEVDSQLLVTVGDNPDRLGNEAQFAALVGVAPVSASSGKTTRHRLSRGGDRNGNHALYPVVLVRMASCQRTKDYVAKRTAEGESKGEIMRCLKRYAAREIYRQITKPQATPDNTDLRQRRTALGLTITTAARELGQWPSSISLLERGLLRNDTLAKNYRHWLTGQHEAPVVMSLSHDPKLLTHSDR; encoded by the coding sequence ATGCCTCCGGATCCTGCGCGCCGGGCGCACTTCGGCGCTAAGGCGCGCACCGCAGCCATCAATCAGATCAAAAGCCTCCTCGTTTCAGCTCCGAACAAACTCCGTCCCAAATACCGGGCACTCGGAACCTCCGCGCTCATCACCGCCCTGCAGCGCACCAGACCAACCGGCCATATCGCTGACCCCGAGTACGTGATGATGCTGACGTTGGAAGCCCCAGCCACCCGCTGCCAGTCCCTGGCAGCCTACATCGCAGCCGCGGACGCCGCTCTCCAAGAAATACTCGGCGCATACGGGCCGATGCTTTGCGACCTTCCGGATGTCGGAACGGAAGTGGACAGCCAGCTCCTGGTGACCGTCGGAGACAACCCGGACCGCCTCGGAAATGAGGCCCAGTTCGCGGCCCTCGTCGGGGTTGCACCCGTATCCGCATCCTCGGGCAAAACCACCCGTCACCGGCTCAGCCGAGGCGGTGACCGCAACGGCAACCATGCCTTGTATCCGGTCGTACTGGTCCGCATGGCATCGTGCCAACGGACCAAGGACTACGTGGCCAAACGCACCGCGGAGGGCGAGAGCAAAGGGGAAATCATGCGCTGCCTCAAACGCTACGCAGCCCGGGAAATCTATCGCCAGATCACCAAACCCCAAGCAACTCCAGACAACACCGATCTGCGCCAAAGGCGCACCGCACTCGGTCTCACCATCACGACCGCAGCCCGCGAGCTTGGCCAATGGCCCTCCAGCATTTCCCTCCTGGAACGGGGCCTCCTCCGCAACGACACCCTTGCGAAGAATTACCGTCATTGGTTGACAGGCCAGCATGAAGCACCCGTCGTTATGTCTCTCTCGCATGACCCGAAATTGCTGACGCATTCCGACAGGTGA